From a single Bufo bufo chromosome 9, aBufBuf1.1, whole genome shotgun sequence genomic region:
- the RRP9 gene encoding U3 small nucleolar RNA-interacting protein 2 — protein MSGLFIKKRPEGPGKKRRGEVKDAEAKKKKKKSVNLREEIESDSDTEVAPTRRKKEHVEEELEETAQEKKLRLAKEYLQQLKDQEEERLEDESEDVIAHRLQENVLEQRGKLQRPLAKELLPPKPADIRLLRGHQGPITCLVITPDDKHVFSGSKDCSIIKWSISDGKKVQKILGGRKGCEDQHIGHTAHILCMALSSDGKYLASGDRNKLIFIWNAETCQNLHKFQGHRDAVSALSFQKGTYQLFSASHDRSVKVWNVAENSYIETLFGHQDCITGLDSLSRERCVTSGGRDGTVRVWKIVEETQLVFSGHDGSIDCIRLINEEHMVSGADDGSLALWNVSKKKPLARMRCAHGSHGEAGLEQPYWVSAVAAALNSNVVASGSHDGNVRIWQCAEGFRGLKPLYTIPLVGFVNSLQFSSSADFLVAGVGQEHRLGRWWRLKPAKNGLYIIPFERRQPLADAS, from the exons ATGTCCGGCCTGTTTATCAAGAAGAGACCGGAGGGCCCCGGGAAGAAGCGGCGGGGGGAG GTGAAAGATGCAGAAgccaaaaagaagaagaagaaatcgGTGAATCTGAGGGAGGAGATCGAGAGCGACTCAGACACCGAAGT AGCCCCGACTCGCAGGAAGAAAGAACatgtggaggaggagctggaggagacGGCTCAGGAGAAGAAGCTGCGGCTGGCTAAGGAATACTTGCAGCAGTTGAAGGATCAAG AGGAGGAGAGGTTGGAGGATGAGAGCGAGGACGTCATCGCCCACAGACTGCAGGAGAATGTG CTGGAACAGCGAGGGAAACTGCAGCGCCCTCTGGCTAAGGAG TTGCTTCCTCCGAAACCTGCAGACATTCGTCTCTTACGGGGTCACCAAGGACCGATCACCTGCCTGGTCATCACACCAGATGATAAACATGTCTTCTCCGGATCCAAAGACTGctccattatcaaat GGTCCATATCTGATGGAAAGAAGGTCCAGAAAATCCTGGGGGGTCGGAAAGGCTGCGAGGACCAGCACATAGGACACACTGCCCACATCCTGTGCATGGCCCTGTCATCTGATGGCAAATATCTG GCGTCTGGAGATCGGAATAAACTGATCTTCATCTGGAACGCAGAGACCTGTCAGAACCTCCATAAGTTCCAGGGGCACCGGGACGCTGTGTCC GCGCTCTCCTTCCAGAAGGGAACTTACCAGCTGTTCAGTGCATCCCACGATCGTTCCGTCAAGGTCTGGAATGTGGCCGAGAACTCGTACATAGAGACCTT GTTTGGTCACCAGGATTGTATCACCGGCCTGGACAGTCTGAGTCGAGAGCGCTGCGTCACATCTGGGGGCAGGGACGGAACGGTGAGGGTGTGGAAAATTGTAGAGGAGACGCAGCTTGTGTTCAGCGGACATGA TGGATCCATAGATTGCATCCGGCTCATAAATGAAGAACATATGGTGTCCGGAGCTGATGACGG GTCTCTGGCTCTATGGAACGTGTCTAAAAAGAAGCCTCTGGCACGGATGAGGTGCGCCCATGGGAGCCACGGAGAAGCCGGCCTGGAGCAGCCATATTGGGTGTCGGCCGTGGCTGCGGCTCTGAATAGCAATGTGGTTGCATCGg GGTCCCATGACGGCAACGTGCGGATCTGGCAATGCGCGGAGGGTTTCCGGGGCCTGAAACCACTTTACACGATTCCCTTG GTCGGCTTTGTGAACAGTTTACAGTTTTCCAGCTCGGCGGATTTCCTGGTTGCTGGAGTTGGGCAGGAACACAG ACTCGGACGATGGTGGCGATTAAAACCAGCCAAAAACGGACTCTACATCATTCCGTTCGAGAGGAGGCAGCCGCTCGCTGACGCCTCCTGA